A stretch of the Fretibacterium sp. OH1220_COT-178 genome encodes the following:
- a CDS encoding PDDEXK nuclease domain-containing protein, with amino-acid sequence MDHILKDPYIREFLDLKEKTQYTESELEQGLIDRLQEFLLELGKGFSFVARQKRITTEHGEHYYIDLVFYNFILKCFVVIDLKAGKLTYQDVGQTDFYVRLFDEKIKQADDNPTIGIILVTDKDESIVKYSVLAENANLFASKYKLYLPSEEELRAELQRERELLERKIGQEH; translated from the coding sequence GTGGACCATATTCTCAAAGACCCGTATATCCGGGAGTTTTTGGACTTGAAGGAGAAAACCCAATACACCGAAAGCGAGCTGGAACAGGGCTTGATTGACAGGCTGCAGGAGTTCCTGCTCGAACTGGGCAAAGGATTCTCGTTTGTGGCGAGGCAAAAACGCATTACCACAGAGCACGGCGAGCATTATTACATTGACCTCGTGTTCTACAACTTCATCCTGAAATGCTTTGTGGTTATCGACCTCAAAGCAGGCAAGCTGACCTACCAGGATGTGGGACAGACAGATTTCTATGTCCGCTTGTTTGACGAAAAGATAAAGCAGGCCGACGACAACCCGACCATTGGCATCATCCTCGTGACGGACAAGGACGAGAGCATCGTCAAATACTCCGTTCTTGCAGAAAATGCAAACCTTTTTGCATCCAAATACAAACTCTACCTACCCTCGGAAGAGGAATTGCGCGCCGAACTGCAAAGGGAGCGTGAGCTCCTCGAGCGGAAAATAGGGCAGGAACACTGA
- a CDS encoding ABC transporter ATP-binding protein, producing the protein MLKKFARYYIPHMRLFLADMACAFTLSLCGLFYPMVTRAVINTWLPRRTLGPILAWMAVLLGLYTLRACLNYFVQYYGHVMGVRIQVDIRREAFDHLQRLPFAFFDRTRTGTLMSRIINDTFEIAELAHHGPEDLFISLVMLAGSFLLLCTLNVPLTLIVFSFVPLLVWFAARKRRKLGRTSMRTRMEIGEVNADLENAVAGVRVSKAFGGAAHEAGKFRVRNRAYEAARGQQYRAMAEFFSGTGFLMDILALATLTAGSLFAYRGAINAGDLAAYLIFVGLFTEPIRKLINFTEQLQTGITGFIRVQELLAAEPEEDAPGAVELTDLKGAVAFEDVSFRYDGGQEVLSHLSLSIAPGETVALVGPSGGGKSTLCHLLPRFYEPDEGRITLDGTDIRSLTRASLRRNIGIVQQDTYLFSGTIRDNIAYGNVDATDAEVEAAARSASLHAFVESLPDGYDTHVGERGVTLSGGQRQRIAIARIFLKNPRLLILDEATSALDNVTEAQIQAALDALSAGRTTLVVAHRLSTVRNADRIVVLTREGIAESGTHEELLQKGGLYARLQR; encoded by the coding sequence ATGCTCAAAAAGTTCGCGCGCTACTACATCCCCCATATGCGGCTCTTCCTGGCGGACATGGCCTGCGCCTTCACGCTCTCCCTGTGCGGGCTCTTCTACCCCATGGTCACCCGCGCCGTCATCAACACCTGGCTTCCCCGGCGGACGCTCGGGCCGATCCTGGCGTGGATGGCCGTGCTGCTGGGGCTCTACACGCTCCGCGCGTGCCTGAACTACTTCGTCCAGTACTACGGACACGTCATGGGCGTGCGCATCCAGGTGGACATCCGGCGCGAGGCGTTCGACCACCTCCAGCGCCTGCCCTTCGCCTTCTTCGACCGAACCCGAACGGGAACCCTGATGTCCCGCATCATCAACGACACCTTCGAGATCGCGGAGCTGGCCCACCACGGCCCCGAGGACCTCTTCATCTCCCTGGTGATGCTGGCGGGCTCCTTCCTCCTGCTCTGCACCCTGAACGTGCCTCTGACCCTCATCGTCTTCTCGTTCGTCCCCCTGCTGGTCTGGTTCGCGGCCCGCAAGCGGCGCAAGCTGGGGCGCACGTCCATGCGCACGCGCATGGAGATCGGCGAGGTGAACGCGGACCTGGAGAACGCCGTGGCGGGCGTGCGCGTCTCCAAGGCGTTCGGGGGCGCCGCGCACGAGGCGGGCAAGTTTCGGGTCCGCAACCGCGCCTACGAGGCGGCCCGCGGCCAGCAGTACCGCGCCATGGCGGAGTTCTTCTCGGGGACCGGCTTTCTTATGGACATCCTCGCCCTCGCGACCCTGACGGCGGGCAGCCTCTTCGCCTACCGGGGCGCGATCAACGCGGGGGACCTCGCCGCATACCTCATCTTTGTGGGGCTCTTCACGGAGCCGATCAGGAAGCTCATCAACTTCACGGAACAGCTTCAGACGGGCATCACGGGCTTCATACGCGTTCAGGAGCTTTTGGCGGCGGAGCCGGAGGAGGACGCTCCGGGCGCCGTCGAGCTGACCGACCTGAAGGGCGCCGTCGCCTTCGAGGACGTCAGCTTCCGCTACGACGGCGGACAGGAGGTCCTGTCGCACCTGTCGCTCTCGATCGCCCCCGGCGAGACCGTGGCGCTGGTCGGCCCTTCGGGCGGCGGCAAGTCGACGCTCTGTCACCTGCTCCCCCGCTTCTACGAGCCCGACGAAGGACGCATCACGCTGGACGGGACCGACATCCGCAGCCTCACGCGGGCGTCGCTGCGGCGGAACATCGGCATCGTGCAACAGGACACCTACCTCTTCAGCGGCACCATCCGCGACAACATCGCCTACGGCAACGTGGACGCGACGGACGCGGAAGTGGAGGCGGCCGCACGGAGCGCATCGCTCCACGCCTTCGTGGAGTCGCTGCCGGACGGCTACGACACCCACGTGGGCGAGCGCGGCGTGACGCTCTCCGGCGGGCAAAGGCAGCGCATCGCCATCGCCCGGATCTTCCTGAAGAACCCCAGGCTGCTGATCCTCGACGAGGCGACGAGTGCGCTGGACAACGTCACCGAGGCGCAGATCCAGGCCGCTCTCGACGCCCTCAGCGCGGGCCGCACCACGCTGGTGGTGGCGCACCGCCTCTCCACCGTTCGGAACGCGGACCGGATCGTGGTCCTGACCCGAGAGGGCATCGCCGAGTCGGGGACCCACGAGGAGCTCCTGCAAAAAGGCGGGCTCTACGCCCGCCTCCAGCGCTGA
- a CDS encoding nuclease-related domain-containing DEAD/DEAH box helicase has protein sequence MARMIPSREEKSDFNGSYGEEQLFHVLKEGLPPSYVVFHSIAWHHRDEKGRGRWGEADYVIFNPARGLLVLEVKSGQISCDDTGMIVQTNTMTHEQQRIRPMQQAQKSVYIFVDLLDGELEPGQRYWIEPIVWFPSVSRETFCGHLPNEYSQENVFFEEDLKEPLKALEKAYDYYNMSHRKRTDESIAKVIDKLAPCFRAIPSLASIYSEQEFYFNRMTREQGYLLDYLEEQQTASIQGAAGTGKTMLALEKARRLSDNEQVLFLCFNKLLLSFLKKTFKENLPNVYFYNLQSMASQALNKEASLDDVSDFLLDYKTLWGEWKYKSIIIDEGQDFQEEHIQLLKEIADFNKGSFYVFYDKHQLVHQNNNLGWVKDIECRLILSMNCRNTKSIAETAGLPLNISGIRMRKDILGQRPSFYIVDDNESAKRKIAALIREYTDHGMQQKQIVILTQKTLETSILTGCTSVGNYKLKSSFEEKGVLFTTAKKFKGLESDVVIMIDLTPESFAGFERRKVFYVGASRAKHFLNFIAVLSPEGEDKLAESLTGEKKRATRMAIMNSLRVKIRKV, from the coding sequence ATGGCAAGAATGATACCTTCTAGGGAAGAAAAAAGTGATTTTAACGGTAGTTACGGGGAGGAACAGCTCTTTCATGTGCTGAAGGAAGGTCTTCCTCCATCCTACGTTGTTTTTCATTCGATAGCGTGGCACCATAGGGATGAGAAGGGACGGGGGCGCTGGGGAGAGGCGGACTACGTTATATTTAATCCTGCTCGTGGACTTTTGGTGCTTGAGGTGAAATCTGGGCAAATCTCCTGTGATGATACCGGAATGATTGTCCAGACTAACACAATGACCCACGAACAACAACGAATTCGGCCAATGCAGCAAGCCCAAAAAAGTGTTTATATTTTTGTTGACTTGTTAGATGGCGAGTTGGAGCCTGGGCAACGATATTGGATTGAGCCTATTGTTTGGTTCCCTTCAGTCAGTAGAGAAACTTTTTGTGGTCATCTTCCTAACGAATACAGCCAGGAAAACGTGTTTTTCGAGGAGGACTTGAAAGAGCCTCTTAAGGCGCTGGAGAAGGCGTATGATTATTACAATATGAGTCATCGAAAACGAACAGATGAAAGCATCGCAAAAGTAATCGATAAATTAGCACCTTGTTTTCGTGCAATTCCAAGTTTGGCTTCTATTTATTCGGAGCAGGAGTTTTATTTCAATCGAATGACAAGAGAGCAGGGGTATCTGTTGGATTATCTAGAAGAACAACAGACAGCCTCAATTCAAGGAGCCGCAGGAACAGGAAAGACTATGCTGGCCTTGGAAAAAGCGCGGCGTTTATCAGACAACGAACAAGTTCTTTTTCTGTGTTTTAATAAGCTTCTTTTGTCATTTTTAAAAAAAACGTTTAAAGAAAATTTACCGAATGTTTATTTTTATAATCTTCAGTCCATGGCGAGTCAGGCACTCAATAAAGAAGCATCGTTAGATGATGTTTCGGATTTTTTGCTTGACTACAAAACCCTTTGGGGAGAGTGGAAATATAAGAGCATTATTATTGATGAAGGTCAGGATTTTCAAGAGGAACATATTCAGCTTCTCAAGGAAATTGCTGATTTTAACAAGGGTAGTTTTTACGTTTTTTATGATAAACATCAATTAGTCCATCAGAATAATAATTTGGGGTGGGTGAAAGATATCGAGTGTCGTTTGATTCTATCAATGAATTGCCGTAACACCAAAAGTATAGCGGAAACTGCTGGGCTTCCTTTAAATATTTCGGGGATTAGAATGCGGAAAGATATTTTAGGACAAAGGCCGTCTTTCTATATCGTCGACGATAATGAATCAGCAAAAAGAAAGATTGCTGCCCTTATTCGAGAGTATACCGATCACGGTATGCAGCAGAAACAGATCGTAATTCTTACGCAGAAAACTTTGGAGACTTCAATACTTACTGGCTGTACTTCTGTTGGTAACTACAAACTGAAATCATCCTTTGAAGAAAAGGGGGTTTTGTTTACAACAGCTAAAAAATTTAAAGGACTTGAATCCGATGTGGTTATTATGATTGATTTGACACCGGAAAGTTTCGCAGGTTTTGAGCGCCGGAAGGTTTTCTACGTGGGAGCATCCCGCGCGAAGCATTTTCTGAACTTTATAGCTGTCCTTTCGCCAGAAGGAGAGGACAAACTGGCAGAGAGTCTGACAGGTGAAAAAAAGCGTGCAACGAGAATGGCGATCATGAACAGCCTTCGAGTTAAAATCCGAAAAGTTTGA